Genomic segment of Pirellulales bacterium:
GCAACCGCACCAGCGAGTCGATCAGTTGCCGGCGCGCCGCGTCGTGCAAGTAGATCAGCAAGTTGCGGCAGAAGATCAAATCGTAAGGCGCTTCGCCGGGAAGCGGATGAGGATCAACCAGGTTGGCATGGCGGAACTGAACCATCTCACGAATCGAGTCATCGATCTGCCAGCCGCGGCCCTCGGCCGGTTTAAAGTATTTCGCGCGCAACGTCGGATCGAATTGACGAAACGCGAGCTCGCTATAGCGCCCCGCCCGGGCGCGCCCCAGATGCCGCGGGTTGATGTCACAGGCGTCGATCTGCCACCGCTTGCGCGGCACGTCCAGTTCGGCCAGTGCGATGGCCAAGGAATAGGGTTCTTCGCCGGTGCTGCACGGCGCGCTGAGCACGCGAAACGGCCGAGTCGGCGGGCGGTTCGCCGCGACTTTCTGGATATGCGAAGCGAGGTAGGAAAAGAGGGTGCCACCGCGATTGAACCACGTTTCCGGCACGATAAGCTCGTGTACCAGGGCTTCGAGTTCTTGCCGCGAGCTTTGCACGTGAGCCGCATACGCGGCTGCGTCGGCGATGCCCAGCGCGCGTTGCCGCGCGGCCACGACCGTCGGCAGCACCGTGGGGCCCAGCGAACTGGCATCCAGCCCGACGCGCTTGCGCAGCAGTTCGGTAACGGTGTCCAGGCTCATGCGGCGAATACTCCGGCCAATTGTTCGCGCATGGAGGGCGATAGCAGACGCTCGAGATCCACGAGCCGGATGATCTTGCCACCATCGAGGACCGGCTTGCCCCATTCCGCGCGTTCAGCCGCATTCTCTGCAACGCTTGCCGTCTCTGGCAGGTCGCGGATTCCCGAAACCTGCGCGGCAAGCAATCCCAGCCAACGGTGCGAGGAATCGGCCTCGGGCCAGGGGACCAGGATGATGCGGCTGCTCAATTGCTCGGGACAAGCCCCGGCCCCCAGCAGACAATGAACGTCCACGACGGGCACCACCGTCTGCGCATAAACGAACACTCCTGCCAGCCACGATGGCGCGCCCGCCACTTTTTCCAGCGGCACGCGCGGCACGACGAGGCTGACGCGGCGAACGTCGAGCGCCAGCCGGCTGTCATCGATCTGGAAGGAGAGAGCGAGCATCGACCATTTCACGGTCAGGTTTTGAACTGTGCGATTTCTTCGTTGAGCGTCTTGACGCTTTCTCGCAAATGCGCGGTGGCGGTGTTGAACTCGTCGAGCGAGGCCACCGTCTGCTTCGTGCCGCTGGCCACGGTCAGCATGGCCTCGTTGATCTGCTCGGCGCCGATCGACTGGTTGTGAACACCTTCGTTCACCAACTGGAACCGATCGCTGACGGTGCCTACTTCCTCGATGATCTGACCGATTTGCACGTTGATCTCGCCGACGCGTTCGACGCCGTGGCGGACCTCTTCACTGAATTTGTCCATTTGCATGACCCCGGCCGACACGGCGTCGTGCATGTGACGAACCATGTTCTCGATATCGAGCGTGGCCACCGCGGTCTGATCGGCCAAACGGCGAATCTCGCGCGCCACGACCAGAAAGCCGCGGCCGTATTCGCCCGCCTTTTCGGCCTCGATCGCGGCGTTGATCGAGAGCAAATTCGTCTGGTCGGCCACCTTGGTGATCGTGGTCACGACGACGTTGATATTATCCGCCTTCTCGCGAATCAGGGCCAGCTTCGTGGAGATCGAGGCCGTGGATTCCATCAACTGGCTCATGGTCGATTCCATATCGCCCAGCCGTGACCGGCCGGCGCCAGCCAGGGTGGCGGC
This window contains:
- a CDS encoding CheR family methyltransferase, with product MSLDTVTELLRKRVGLDASSLGPTVLPTVVAARQRALGIADAAAYAAHVQSSRQELEALVHELIVPETWFNRGGTLFSYLASHIQKVAANRPPTRPFRVLSAPCSTGEEPYSLAIALAELDVPRKRWQIDACDINPRHLGRARAGRYSELAFRQFDPTLRAKYFKPAEGRGWQIDDSIREMVQFRHANLVDPHPLPGEAPYDLIFCRNLLIYLHDAARRQLIDSLVRLLAPDGWIATGHAEPLSALDERFCQTGPDHCFLFARQTRPEAADPVQSLIPGKRGGGATTGSPDPSSAPAAASRGRSGRPKSIAAARPIASKTHPAADDPLSAGRLHADAGRLDEAWAACQAQLTSAGPSAEVFTLLGIVEQARQNLAAARQCFEKALYLDPQHGDSLLHLMLLCQQQGAHDQANLLRGRLERVGLRGDA
- a CDS encoding chemotaxis protein CheW, encoding MLALSFQIDDSRLALDVRRVSLVVPRVPLEKVAGAPSWLAGVFVYAQTVVPVVDVHCLLGAGACPEQLSSRIILVPWPEADSSHRWLGLLAAQVSGIRDLPETASVAENAAERAEWGKPVLDGGKIIRLVDLERLLSPSMREQLAGVFAA